Below is a genomic region from Chloroflexota bacterium.
GTGCCGCGACGGATGCGTCTCGTTCGCTCGCCGTCGGGCCGGACTTCGAGACACTCCGCTGGTTCTGGCTCCCGCACGAGGTGGAGGTCTCGCCGCACGCCGTCGGGGCCTCGGACTCCGGGGATCAGGCCTCCGGTGTCGGAACGCCGAGGACGTTGAACCCGCCGTCCACGTAGATGACCTCGCCGGTCACGGCCGATGACAGGTCCGAGGCGAGATAGACCGCCGTCCTTCCGACGTCCTCGATCGAGATGTTCGAACGGAGGGGGGCGACCGCGGCGAATGATCCGTACATCGACTTGAAGCCGCTGATGCCGGCGGCGGCGAGCGTCCGGATCGGCCCGGCGGAGATGGCGTTCACGCGCACGCCGGACGGTCCGAGATCGGCGGCGAGGTAGCGGACGGAGGCCTCGAGCGCCGCCTTCGCCACGCCCATCACGTTGTAGTTGGCGACGACCTTCTCGGCCCCGTAGTAGGTGAGGGTGAGGATGGACGAACCATGGTGCAGGAGCGGCCGGGCGGCCCGGGCGAGCGCGACGAGCGAATACGCGGAAACGTCGAGGGCGAGGGCGAATCCCTCCCGCGAGGTGTCGACGAATGCCCCCTCGAGATCCTCGCGTCTGGCGTAGGCGAGGGCATGGACGAGGATGTCGAGCTCGCCGTGGGCCGTGCCCCAGCGGTCGAACACCCGGGCGATCTCGTCGTCCTTCTGGACATCGCAGGGTTCGACGAACGTCGAGCCGATCCGCTCCGCGAGTGGGCGGACGCGCCGCTCGATGAGGCTCTCGACGGACGAGAAGCCGACGACCGCGCCCGCGGCGTGGAGTGCCTCGGCGATGCCCCAGGCGATCGAGTGGTCGTTCGCGACCCCGAAGATGAGGGCCTTGCGCCCGTCGAGCAACCCCATCGCCGATCCCTCTTCCGCAAGCAGCTCCGGTGCCGGAGAGCATACCGACCGTTCGGGAGTCTACGCGTCGGGTGCGTGCCACAGGCGATCCAGCGCGCAGACCCTCAGGGGTATCGTGGGTTCTTGACGAACGTTCACGGCGTGGAGGGAGGGCTGTCAAACGTGTCGACGCTCGTTCGACCGGTACCCTGGCTCGCCGCCCTCGTCCCGATGATCGCCCTCTCGCAGACGATCATCGGCCTGATCGCCGGCGTGGTGTGGATCGCCATCATCGCCTCGTTGCGGATCGCAGGCCGCGGCCGGGATCGCGCCGCACGCATGCGCCTGGACCTGGTCCTCCTCCTTGGTTGCGTGGCTGCCTTCGTTCTCGGTGGCCTGTACTTCGCACCAGCGGCAGCGGCGTTCTGGCTGCTGGACCGAAGCGGACCAGACAGGGCGGAGGGAGTGGACGCTTCGCCGCTCGTGGCATCGAAGCGTCCGCCCTCGCTCTACCTTGGACTCGTCTCGTGTGCCGTCGGGTTCGCCGGCATCGCCGCGTTCCTGCTCCTGCCGACGTACACGTCCGCGTCCTCGACTTCGACGAATCCGGGCGTCACGACGATGACCGGCAGCAGCGCGCTACAGATCGGCCTGGACCCGCAGGCGATCGTGGCCCTCGCGCTCATCGCTGCGCTCTTTGCCGTCGTGGGCATGGGCTCCCTCATCACCACGCGAAGCCATCGATCGAGCCGGGCACTCGTGGGATCGGCCGTGCTGGGTCTGCTGATCGCGACCGTCGTGGGCGGATTCTCGATCGGGCTCTTCATCGCACTAGGCGCGCTGCTCGCCTTCGTGGCGTTCACGCTGTCGCTGGGTGAAACGGTGAGCGAGGACCCATCCTCGAGCGCGACGTCGAAGGCAGGTTAGGCAACCAGCGAGGTCCGCGCCGCGCGCGCGTCTCGTGCATGTCAGGCTCGGCTTCCTCGGCGTGAGGGAAGAGCGGCCGTCTGGTTCCGAGGGCCCGTCGAGCGTGGGCGCGCGGCGTTCCGATCGCGTCCCGATCGGGACGAGGGCTCGCCGGACGGTCGGCCGGTCGCGAGAGCGGTCCTACCACGCATGGGGCCCGTATCCGGCGCGACCCAGGCAACCGTGCACTCTCCGCCCCAGCCGCGCCCGCCGCCCCGCGGCCGCCCGCGGCTGGCCGCGGCCGCCCCGCCCGATGCGGTACCGTCGCGGCATGTCTCCGCTGAGCAGCGTCCGCGGCCTCCTCCTCGACCTCGATGGTGTCCTCGTCCTTCGCGGAGCGGCGATCCCCGGGGCTGCCGATGCGCTCGCCGAGATCGACCGTCGCGGGATCCCCTATCGGGTGGTGACGAACACCTCGCTCGTCAGTCGGGCGACGCTCGCCCGGTGGGGGCGGGGCCTCGGGATGGACATCGCCCCGCAGCGGATCCTCTCCGCGCTGTCCGTGAGTGCGGCATACACCGCACGCACCTATCCCGGTCGGCCGATCCTGGTCCTGGGTTCCGCGGATGCCCGCACCGAATTCGCGGGCCAGCGGCTCCTCGAGGCGGAGGAGGCGGATGCGCCGGATGCCGAGGCGGCGGCCGTCGTGGTCGGGGATTCGCCGGAGGTGGCGACGTTCGAGAACCTCAACCGGGCCTTCCGACTCATCCGGCACGGTGCCCGGCTCATCGGCATGCACAAGAACCGCTGGTGGCTGACAGCGGCCGGCCCCACCCTCGACTCCGGTGCCTACGTCGCGGGGCTCGAGTTCGCCGCCTCCGTCCGGGCCGTCATCCTCGGCAAGCCGTCGGCGGCCTTCTTCCGCGCGGCCGCCACCGACCTCGCCGTCGAGATCGCGTCGTCCTCGGGGCGCCGCGCGACCCGAAACGATCTCGCGATGGTCGGCGACGACCTCTGGACGGACGTCCTCGCGGCGCAGCGGTCGGGCCTCCGCGGCGTCTTCGTGCGTTCGGGGAAGCACGGCCAGGCCGAGCTCGACCGGGCGGCGACGGCCCGCCGCGGCGGAGGTGTTCCCGACCTCGTCGCGGCCTCCCTGGCCGAGGTCGTGGCGGCGCTAGACTAGGCCGATGACGACCGACGCCCGCCCACGCCTGAAGATCACCTACGCCACCCTCCGCAACGACAACGACGAGCTCCACGCGCAGTTCGAGGCGGGCCTCGAGAAGGTCCGCGCGTCGCTGCTCGGCGGGTACCAGCGGAACTTCATCGGTGGCGTGGAGCGCGACGGCGACGGGACGTTCGAGAAGCGCTCCCCGATCGACCAGTCCGTCATGGGGACGTTCGCCCGCGGCAGCCGGGAGGACGTCCGGGCCGCCATCGCGGCAGCTCGCGAGGCGTTCCCGGCCTGGAGCCACCGACCGTGGCAGGAGCGGGTTACGCTCCTTCGCCGGGTCGCGGACGTCATCAGCGAGCGCCAGATGGAGTTCGGGGCGCTCCTCTCGATGGAGGTCGGCAAGAACCGCCTCGAGGCGCTCGGCGACGTCGAGGAGACCGCCGACCTCATCCGCTGGTCGTGCGACATGATGGAGCGCAACCACGGCTTCGACGATCCGATGGGCAACCTCGGCGACCCGGCCGTCCACACCCGGAGCGTCCTGCGGCCGTACGGCGTGTGGGGCGTCATCAGCCCGTTCAACTTCCCGTTCGCCCTGTCCGGCGGACCGGCCGGCGGCGCGCTCGTGGCCGGCAATACGGTGGTCTACAAGCCGAGCTCGGACGCCCCGATCTCCGGCCAGTGCCTCCTCCAGGCGATGCGCGCGGCGGGCGTCCCGGACGGCGTCTTCAACCTCGTCATGGGCCCCGGCGAGTCCGTCGGGGCGGAGCTCCAGGAGAACGACGGGGTCGACGGGATCGTCTTCACCGGCAGCTTCGAGGTGGGCTTCCACCTCTACCGGCACTTCGCCCGCCGCTACCCGAAGCCGGCCATCGTGGAGATGGGCGGCAAGAACCCGGCGATCGTGTCGCGCCACGCCGATCTCGACGAGGCGGCCGAGGGAGTCATGCGGGCCGCCTTCGGCTTCAGCGGCCAGAAGTGCTCGGCGAACAGCCGGGTCTACGTCGAGCGCCCGGTCCTCGCCGACTTCACCCGTCGCCTCATCGAGAAGACGGAGGCGATCACGATCGGCGACCCGGTCGATCGGCGCAACTGGCTCGGGCCGGTCATCAACGCGAAGGCGGTCGATCGGTATGCCGAGGCGGTCGTCGAGGCCCGCCGCGATGGACGCCTCCTCATCGGGGGTGAGCGAGTGACGGAGAACGGCCTCGATGCGGGCTTCTTCGTCGCCCCGACGGTCGTCGGCGACCTGCCGGCGAACCATCGGCTGTTCCACGACGAGCTGTTCCTCCCGTTCACGGTCGTCGCCGCGGTCGACTCGATCGACGAGGCCCTCGACCTGTCGAATGCCCACGAGCTCGGGCTCACGGCCGGCTTCTACTCCGAGGATCGGGCCGAATGCGACCGCTTCCTCGATCGGATCGAGGCCGGCGTCGTCTACGTCAACCGGCGGGCCGGCGCGACCACCGGCGCCTGGCCGGGGATCCAGCCGTTCGGCGGCTGGAAGGGCTCGACCGCGACCGGCAAGGCCGGCGGCGGCTTCCACTACGTCCAGCAGTTCATGCGCGAGCAGAGCCAGACCGTCGTCGACTGACGCGGGACGGCCGAAGCGCTCGGCTATACTCGCCGCGCTATCCAGACTGGATGATTCGTATCCATCCGGCGCTCCACCAACGCTCCGAGGTGCCCCGTGACGTCGACGGCGACGCGGCTCGCGCAAGCTCCCACCGTGCCCCACATCGTGACCGAGCTGCCCGGGCCGAAGGCGCGCGCCCACATCGCGTTCGACGAGGCATGGACGTCGCCGAGCCTGCCGCGGGCCTATCCGATCGTGCCCGTCCGGGGCGAGGGCCTCGTCGTCGAGGACATCGACGGCAATCTCTTCCTCGACTTCGCGGCCGGCATCGCGGTGAACTCGACCGGGCATTCCCATCCCGCGATCGTCGAGCGGGTCCAGCGCCAGGCTGAGCAGCTCATCCATTTCAGCGCCTCGGACTTCTACCTCCCGATCTACCCGGAGGTCTGCCGCGAGCTCGCCCGGATCGCCCCGATCGAGGGCCGCGCGCGTGCCTATCTCGGCAACAGCGGGACGGAGGTCGTGGAGGCGGCGATCAAGCTCGCCCGCCACGCGACGGGGCGGCAGTACATCGTCGGCTTCCTCGGCGCGTTCCACGGCCGGACCTACGGGAGCGTCTCGCTTACCGCCTCGAAGGCGAAGTACCACGCCGGCTTCGGGCCGCTGCTCCCCGGCGTCTACCACGCCCCGTTCGGGGCGGTCGCCGACCTGCGCTGGTTCGACGAGGTCCTCTTCGACAAGCTCGTCCCGGCGGACGAGGTCGCGGCGATCTTCGTGGAACCGATCCAGGGCGAGGGCGGCTATATCGTCCCGGAGGACGGTTTCCTCGAGGGGCTCCGGGCGATCTGCGATCGGCACGGCATCCTTCTCGTCGCCGACGAGATCCAGTCCGGGGCCGGGCGGACCGGCCGCATGTGGGCCGTCGACCATTGGGGCGTGAAGCCGGACATTCTCCTCACCGCCAAGGGGATCGCGTCGGGCATGCCGCTCGGCGCGCTCGTCGCCCGCGCGGAGCTCCTCGAGGCGTGGGGTCCGGGCGCCCACGGTTCCACGTACGGCGGCAATCCGCTCGCCTGCGCGGCGGCCCTCGAGACGATCCTCCTCCTCGAGGGTGGGCTCGTCCAGAATGCGGCCGAGCGCGGGCGCCAGGCGATGGCCGGGCTCGACGCGCTCCTCGCGCGGCACCCGGGCCTCGTCCGGGAGGTTCGCGGGAAGGGCCTCATGATCGGGATCGAGTTCGATACGGCGGCCCATGCGGACGCGGTCCAGACCGCCGCCTTCCAGCGCGGCCTCCTCATCCTCGAGTGCGGCAGGTCGACCGTCCGGATGTCGCCGGCACTCACCGTCAGCGCGGCCGAGATGGAAACGGCGCTCCGCCTCTTCGGCGAGGCCGTGGCGGACGTGGCCGGGCGCGGCTGAGCGGCGTCGGAACGGGCGCCGGCCGCTCGGCCGGTCGCGGATAATCGGCCGATGGCCGGCTCCAAGGTCGCTTCCATGCGGGACGCCGTCGCGGAGCTCGTTCGAGACGGCGACACCGTCGCGATCGAGGGCTTCACCCACCTCATCAGCTTCGCCGCCGGCCATGAGATCATCCGCCAGCGGAAGCGCGACCTCACCCTCGCCCGCCTGACTCCGGATCTCATCTATGACCAGATGGTCGCCGCCGGCGTCGCCCGCAAGCTCATCTTCAGCTGGCTCGGAAACCCCGGTGTCGGCGGGCTCAACGCCATCCGCCGACGCATCGAAGACGCTGACCCGGCGCCGCTCGAGATCGAGGAGTACAGCCACTTCGGGATGGTCGGCCGCTACACGGCGGGGGCGGCGAACCTGCCGTTCTACCCGCTCCGGAGCTACTTCGAGACGGACATGCCGGTCGCCAACCCGCTCATCCGACCGATCGAGTCGCCCTACGGCGACGGGGTGGTCTATGCCGTCCCGCCGCTCCGGCCGGATGTGACGATCGTCCACGCCCAGCGGGCCGACGCGCGAGGCGACACGCAGGCCTGGGGCCTCCTCGGCTGCCAGAAGGAGGCGGCGTTCGCGGCCGACCGGGTGATCGTGGTCGTGGAGGAACTCGTCGACGAGGCGGTCATCCGGGCCGACCCGAACCGGACGATCATCCCCGGGCTCATCGTGGACGCCGTCGTCGTGGAGCCCTTCGGGGCGCATCCCTCGTACGTCCAGGGCACCTACGACCGCGACAACCGGTTCTACCGCGACTGGGATCCGATCTCTCGCGACGAGGCGGCGATCCAGGCCTGGCTCGGCGAGTGGGTCTACGACCTCGACGGCCGCGCCGCCTACACGGAGCGGTTCGGGGCGGAGCGAGTCGCCGCCCTCCAGCCCTCGGGCACCGCACCGTCCGGCTCGGTCGACTATGGACGGTACGGCTGATGGGCCCGAATGCCGGTGTCGCCTTCACGAAGTCGGAGATGATGATCGTCGCCGCCGCGCGGGAGCTCGCCGGCCAGCACGTCTGCTTCGTCGGCGTCGGCCTGCCGAACATCGCCGTCAACCTCGCCAAGCGAACGGTGGCGCCGGACCTCGAGCTCGTCTACGAGGCCGGGGTGTTTGGGGCCGAGCCCGCTCGCCTCCCGCTCTCCATCGGCGACCCCACGATCGTCACCGGGGCGACCGCGGTGACGAGCATGTGGGACCTCTTCAGCCTCTACCTTCAGGGCGGGCGGATCGACGTCGGGTTCCTCGGCGCGGCGCAGATCGACCGCTTCGGCAACATCAACACGACCGTCATCGGCGAGTACGACCATCCGACCACCCGGCTGCCGGGGTCCGGCGGCGCGTGTGAGATCGCCATCAACGCCCGCGAGGTGTTCGTCATCATGCGCCAGAGCCGGCGCAGCTTCGTCGAACGGATCGACTTCCGGACGTCGCCCGGCAATCTCGGCGGAGCGGAGAACGCCGCCCGGATCCGGCGCGCCCAGGGCTGGCTCGGCAGCGGCCCGTCCGTCGTCGTGACGGACCTCGGCGTGTACCACTTCGACGAGAGCGGCGAGATGCGGCTCGACGCGCTCCACCCGGGCGCCACGCTCGACGATGTGCGGGCCACGATCGGCTGGGAGCCGAAGGTCGCGGTGGAGCTGGCGACGACGGCGCCGCCGAGCGAGGAGGAGCTGCGCCTCGTCCGCGTCGAACTCGATCCCGATGGTGCCTACACGCGCTGAGGGCTGGCGGCGGCCGGCGCACGAGGAGGAGGGTTACCCCGCCGGTGTCGACGTCCCGGAAGGCGCGTCCGGCGCGATCGGGTCGTCGAGCGGACGGACGACGAGGACCGGGCACGGCGCGTGGCGGATGACGTGGTCCGAGACCGAGCCGAGGATGGACCGCCCGACGCCGCCGCGGCCGTGCGTACCGACGACGATGAGGTCCGCGTGCTCGGCATCGGCAGCGGCGACGATCCCGTCGCCCGGCTCGCCCTCCCAGACGAGGAACGTCGCGTCGGCGCCCGCCGATCGGGCGCGGATGACGAGGTCGCGGGCGGCGATCGCCCGCTGCTCGCGTTCCTCGACCGGGCGGACTCGCCCGCGGCCGGCGAGCGGGAGGCCGCGCCGCGTGTCGAGCACGTTGACCACGAGGAGCCGGGCGTCCAGGCGGACGGCGAGGTCGATCGCCTCGTCCGTCGCCCGTGAGGAGGACCGCGACAGGTCCGTCGCGAGAAGGACCGTCTCCTGGCGAGACCGGATCGGTGCCCCGTACGGGGAGTGGCCCACCGCGGTCACGACACGATGAGTGCGGTGACCATGCCGAACATGCCGTGCTGGCCCTCCGCGTGGGTGAGGATGTGGCAATGGAAGGCCCACGCGCCCGGGTTGTCGCAGTCGATCACGACGTCGTAACGCTCACCGGGGTTCACGCCGAGCGTGTCGCACCGGAACGCCGCTGATCCGAGCGGCCAGCCGTCGCGAGCGACCACCTGGAAGTGCATCCCGTGGAGATGCCACGGGTGGGTCATGAGACCCTCGTTCATGAACCGGATGAGGACCTTCTCGCCCTTCTTCGCGACGATCGGCGCGGTCGCCGGGAAGCCCCGGCCGTTGATCGTGAAGCCGCCGATCTCGTCGTTGCTGATCCAGACGACCTCCTGGGTCACCCCGTACAGCGCGTCGTAGCGCTGCTTCGGGTCCTTCGGCTCGACGATGAACGCGCCGAGGAGACCCCGGCCCACCTGGTCCGTGGCGTTGTGGTGCGAGTGGTACATGTGCGAGCCGAACGGCTGGGCGACGAACTCGTAGGTGAAGCTCGCTCCGGGCACGATCGGCGGCTGGGTGATGAGCGGGACGCCGTCCATCGCGTTCGGCAGATGCTGGCCGTGGAAGTGGACACTGGTCGTCTCGGCGAGGTTGTTCGTGAAGGTCGCCCGGACGAGGTCGCCCTCCGTCACCCGGAGGATCGGCCCGGGCCACGTGCCGTTGTAGCCGAGTGCATCGACCGGATCGCTCATCGCGTCGATCCGGTGGCTGATCCTGTCGATCGTCAGATCGAAGACCCTGGCGCTCTCGACGATCCTCGGCGCGAGCGGCTGGTTGCCGGCGCCCGTGACCTTGGCGTACTCGCCGCCGAGGAACCGGTCGACGGCTGCCTTGGCCGCCACATCGTGCTCGCTCCATCCGGCAGGGATCGACGCTGACGGCATCGCGCTGGCGGCGGGCGATCCGCCGGCCGTCGCCGATCC
It encodes:
- a CDS encoding aminotransferase class III-fold pyridoxal phosphate-dependent enzyme, which produces MTSTATRLAQAPTVPHIVTELPGPKARAHIAFDEAWTSPSLPRAYPIVPVRGEGLVVEDIDGNLFLDFAAGIAVNSTGHSHPAIVERVQRQAEQLIHFSASDFYLPIYPEVCRELARIAPIEGRARAYLGNSGTEVVEAAIKLARHATGRQYIVGFLGAFHGRTYGSVSLTASKAKYHAGFGPLLPGVYHAPFGAVADLRWFDEVLFDKLVPADEVAAIFVEPIQGEGGYIVPEDGFLEGLRAICDRHGILLVADEIQSGAGRTGRMWAVDHWGVKPDILLTAKGIASGMPLGALVARAELLEAWGPGAHGSTYGGNPLACAAALETILLLEGGLVQNAAERGRQAMAGLDALLARHPGLVREVRGKGLMIGIEFDTAAHADAVQTAAFQRGLLILECGRSTVRMSPALTVSAAEMETALRLFGEAVADVAGRG
- a CDS encoding aldehyde dehydrogenase family protein → MTTDARPRLKITYATLRNDNDELHAQFEAGLEKVRASLLGGYQRNFIGGVERDGDGTFEKRSPIDQSVMGTFARGSREDVRAAIAAAREAFPAWSHRPWQERVTLLRRVADVISERQMEFGALLSMEVGKNRLEALGDVEETADLIRWSCDMMERNHGFDDPMGNLGDPAVHTRSVLRPYGVWGVISPFNFPFALSGGPAGGALVAGNTVVYKPSSDAPISGQCLLQAMRAAGVPDGVFNLVMGPGESVGAELQENDGVDGIVFTGSFEVGFHLYRHFARRYPKPAIVEMGGKNPAIVSRHADLDEAAEGVMRAAFGFSGQKCSANSRVYVERPVLADFTRRLIEKTEAITIGDPVDRRNWLGPVINAKAVDRYAEAVVEARRDGRLLIGGERVTENGLDAGFFVAPTVVGDLPANHRLFHDELFLPFTVVAAVDSIDEALDLSNAHELGLTAGFYSEDRAECDRFLDRIEAGVVYVNRRAGATTGAWPGIQPFGGWKGSTATGKAGGGFHYVQQFMREQSQTVVD
- a CDS encoding multicopper oxidase family protein, with the protein product MDTLPQGDLHHPLPDGPSLSRRGFLRGSVLAGGGLIAAAVAACSPIGQAGWTYPPAPSTTAAGSSGASGSSGGSPAASAALPTASGSATAGGSPAASAMPSASIPAGWSEHDVAAKAAVDRFLGGEYAKVTGAGNQPLAPRIVESARVFDLTIDRISHRIDAMSDPVDALGYNGTWPGPILRVTEGDLVRATFTNNLAETTSVHFHGQHLPNAMDGVPLITQPPIVPGASFTYEFVAQPFGSHMYHSHHNATDQVGRGLLGAFIVEPKDPKQRYDALYGVTQEVVWISNDEIGGFTINGRGFPATAPIVAKKGEKVLIRFMNEGLMTHPWHLHGMHFQVVARDGWPLGSAAFRCDTLGVNPGERYDVVIDCDNPGAWAFHCHILTHAEGQHGMFGMVTALIVS
- a CDS encoding CoA-transferase subunit beta — its product is MGPNAGVAFTKSEMMIVAAARELAGQHVCFVGVGLPNIAVNLAKRTVAPDLELVYEAGVFGAEPARLPLSIGDPTIVTGATAVTSMWDLFSLYLQGGRIDVGFLGAAQIDRFGNINTTVIGEYDHPTTRLPGSGGACEIAINAREVFVIMRQSRRSFVERIDFRTSPGNLGGAENAARIRRAQGWLGSGPSVVVTDLGVYHFDESGEMRLDALHPGATLDDVRATIGWEPKVAVELATTAPPSEEELRLVRVELDPDGAYTR
- a CDS encoding enoyl-ACP reductase, whose translation is MGLLDGRKALIFGVANDHSIAWGIAEALHAAGAVVGFSSVESLIERRVRPLAERIGSTFVEPCDVQKDDEIARVFDRWGTAHGELDILVHALAYARREDLEGAFVDTSREGFALALDVSAYSLVALARAARPLLHHGSSILTLTYYGAEKVVANYNVMGVAKAALEASVRYLAADLGPSGVRVNAISAGPIRTLAAAGISGFKSMYGSFAAVAPLRSNISIEDVGRTAVYLASDLSSAVTGEVIYVDGGFNVLGVPTPEA
- a CDS encoding HAD-IIA family hydrolase produces the protein MSPLSSVRGLLLDLDGVLVLRGAAIPGAADALAEIDRRGIPYRVVTNTSLVSRATLARWGRGLGMDIAPQRILSALSVSAAYTARTYPGRPILVLGSADARTEFAGQRLLEAEEADAPDAEAAAVVVGDSPEVATFENLNRAFRLIRHGARLIGMHKNRWWLTAAGPTLDSGAYVAGLEFAASVRAVILGKPSAAFFRAAATDLAVEIASSSGRRATRNDLAMVGDDLWTDVLAAQRSGLRGVFVRSGKHGQAELDRAATARRGGGVPDLVAASLAEVVAALD
- a CDS encoding CoA transferase subunit A, coding for MAGSKVASMRDAVAELVRDGDTVAIEGFTHLISFAAGHEIIRQRKRDLTLARLTPDLIYDQMVAAGVARKLIFSWLGNPGVGGLNAIRRRIEDADPAPLEIEEYSHFGMVGRYTAGAANLPFYPLRSYFETDMPVANPLIRPIESPYGDGVVYAVPPLRPDVTIVHAQRADARGDTQAWGLLGCQKEAAFAADRVIVVVEELVDEAVIRADPNRTIIPGLIVDAVVVEPFGAHPSYVQGTYDRDNRFYRDWDPISRDEAAIQAWLGEWVYDLDGRAAYTERFGAERVAALQPSGTAPSGSVDYGRYG
- a CDS encoding universal stress protein, with amino-acid sequence MTAVGHSPYGAPIRSRQETVLLATDLSRSSSRATDEAIDLAVRLDARLLVVNVLDTRRGLPLAGRGRVRPVEEREQRAIAARDLVIRARSAGADATFLVWEGEPGDGIVAAADAEHADLIVVGTHGRGGVGRSILGSVSDHVIRHAPCPVLVVRPLDDPIAPDAPSGTSTPAG